The proteins below come from a single Drosophila kikkawai strain 14028-0561.14 chromosome 3R, DkikHiC1v2, whole genome shotgun sequence genomic window:
- the LOC108085407 gene encoding uncharacterized protein: MPRPAIFVLFCSIILLKAAYGYKELHGLNGKIFPKAATFNFPEYAYKETSKNEITYHELEVSCDQHVKCVNLSPVGVAKINCIRQCISPSCYQDIYAFNELEEGEIDARLNSFKGCVIQRM, from the exons ATGCCGCGTCCTGCAATATTCGTTCTTTTCTGTTCAATAATTTTACTAAAAGCCGCTTATGGCTACAAGGAGTTGCACGGCCTGAATGGAAAGATTTTTCCGAAGGCCGCCACTTTTAACTTTCCCGAGTACGCCTACAAGGAGACCAGCAAGAAT GAAATAACATACCATGAACTGGAAGTGTCCTGTGACCAGCATGTCAAATGCGTGAACCTTAGTCCTGTGGGAGTGGCTAAGATCAACTGTATCCGGCAGTGCATTTCGCCGTCCTGCTATCAGGACATTTACGCCTTCAATGAG CTGGAGGAAGGCGAGATCGATGCCAGGCTTAACTCCTTCAAGGGCTGCGTCATCCAGCGGATGTAG
- the Lgr1 gene encoding lutropin-choriogonadotropic hormone receptor, producing the protein MGRRQTNWVRRKGRGQPKTALTCLSIGFLFRFLFVYHLLLAPLCGPHCVYAMLAAEGPSDGSNCHDIHHGFDVPSSLNAVTEAQGGDAPMAVTLTPAPSGWKCCCWKAPNQGEEVECRCEGDALTRVPQTLQLPIQRLTIASAGLPRLRFTGLKVYGPTLLDVAFTDCLKLELIQDGAFANLTLLRTIYISNAPKLTFLSKDVFAGISETVEIIRIINSGLTSVPDLGHLPPHNILQMIDLDNNQITRIDTKSINVKTAQFILANNDISYVDDSAFFGSKIAKLSLKDNRKLTDMHPNAFNGIIDIAELDLSSTSLVGLPSVGLQTIEALYIMNTHTLKTIPSIYNFRNLQRAYLTHSFHCCAFQFPSRHDPRRHAQRMLEIEKWREQCNKGSRKERSLLDNFEAQPEDFGSFGSTEPSVTEITPYPYASVDYMADSTNLGYFHEQITINPDDDQSAEFCGNFTFRKPNIECYPMPNDLNPCEDVMGYQWLRISVWIVVALAVVGNVAVLTVILSIRPESTPVPRFLMCHLAFADLCLGVYLLLVASIDAHSMGEYFNYAYDWQYGLGCKAAGFLTVFASHLSVFTLTVITIERWLAITQAMYLNHRIKLRQAALIMLGGWLYSMFMSSLPLFGISNYSSTSICLPMENRDAFDTMYLIAILGCNGVAFSIIAVCYAQIYLSLGRETRQARQNNPGELSVAKKMALLVFTNFACWSPIAFFGLTALAGFPLINVTKSKILLVFFYPLNSCADPYLYAILTSQYRQDLFTLLSKIGLCRQNALNYKHSSSAQATTRFTIHRHSSLTCKMQTGISVEAQKMLKNGEDYV; encoded by the exons ATGGGTAGAAGACAAACAAACTGGGTCCGGAGGAAGGGCCGTGGGCAGCCAAAGACAGCCCTAACGTGCTTGTCAATCGGCTTTCTATTCCGTTTTCTCTTTGTCTACCACTTGTTGCTCGCCCCGCTTTGTGGCCcgcattgcgtatacgccatgcTGGCTGCCGAGGGGCCCAGCGACGGAAGTAACTGTCACGACATCCACCACGGCTTCGATGTACCCAGCAGTCTCAATGCAGTGACAGAGGCTCAGGGAGGAGACGCACCTATGGCCGTGACATTGACGCCTGCCCCCTCCGGCTggaagtgctgctgctggaaagCACCCAATCAA GGCGAGGAGGTCGAGTGTCGTTGCGAGGGCGATGCGCTCACCCGAGTGCCACAAACGCTGCAGTTGCCCATCCAGAGATTGACCATTGCGTCGGCGGGACTGCCTCGCCTTCGCTTCACAGGATTGAAGGTCTATGGGCCCACATTGCTGGATGT GGCCTTCACCGACTGTCTGAAGCTCGAACTGATACAGGACGGCGCTTTTGCTAATTTAACGCTGCTGCGCACAAT CTACATCAGCAATGCACCCAAGCTGACCTTTCTGTCGAAGGACGTCTTTGCCGGCATTTCGGAAACCGTGGAAATAAT acgCATCATAAACAGCGGACTAACCAGTGTCCCGGACCTGGGCCACCTGCCGCCGCATAATATTCTGCAAATGAT AGATCTCGATAATAATCAAATCACTCGAATAGATACTAAATCCATAAACGTAAAGACTGCCCAATT TATTTTGGCAAACAATGACATAAGCTACGTTGATGATTCAGCCTTCTTTGGCTCGAAGATAGCCAAACT cTCCTTGAAGGATAATCGAAAGCTCACAGATATGCATCCAAATGCCTTCAATGGCATTATAGATATAGCTGAACT cgATCTCTCCAGCACCTCGCTTGTTGGCCTGCCTTCAGTGGGTCTTCAGACCATCGAAGCTTTGTACATAATGAACACTCACACCCTTAAGACCATTCCTTCTATATACAACTTCAGG AATCTACAGCGTGCCTATCTCACGCACTCCTTCCACTGCTGCGCCTTCCAGTTCCCATCCCGGCACGATCCCCGGCGACATGCCCAGCGGATGCTGGAGATTGAGAAATGGCGGGAGCAGTGCAACAAAGGCAGCCGCAAGGAGAGGTCCCTTCTGGATAACTTTGAAgc TCAGCCGGAGGATTTTGGAAGTTTCGGTAGCACCGAACCTTCGGTGACAGAGATAACCCCCTATCCCTACGCTTCCGTTGATTATATGGCCGATTCCACCAATCTGGGCTACTTTCATGAACAGATCACCATTAATCCAGATGATGACCAGTCAGCTGAGTTTTGTGGCAACTTTACATTCAG AAAACCAAATATTGAATGTTATCCCATGCCCAATGATTTGAATCCCTGCGAAGACGTCATGGGTTACCAATGGCTACGCATTTCCGTGTGGATAGTAGTTGCTCTGGCTGTGGTGGGCAACGTGGCAGTGTTGACAGTCATTCTATCGATAAG ACCCGAGTCGACGCCAGTACCTCGCTTTCTCATGTGCCATTTGGCCTTTGCTGACCTTTGCCTGGGCGTGTatctgctgctggtggccTCCATCGATGCACATTCCATGGGGGAGTACTTCAACTATGCCTACGACTGGCAATACG GTCTGGGGTGCAaagctgctggattcctcACTGTGTTTGCAAGTCATCTGTCGGTATTCACGCTGACTGTGATTACCATCGAACGCTGGCTGGCGATTACGCAGGCCATGTATCTAAACCATCGTATTAAGTTGCGACAGGCGGCGCTCATCATGCTTGGGGGCTGGCTTTACTCCATGTTCATGTCCTCGCTGCCGCTTTTTGGTATCAGCAATTATTCCTCGACCAG CATCTGCTTGCCGATGGAGAACCGAGACGCATTCGACACCATGTATCTGATTGCCATTCTGGGCTGCAATGGGGTGGCCTTTTCCATCATAGCTGTGTGCTATGCCCAGATTTATCTCTCGCTCGGCCGGGAGACGCGTCAGGCACGTCAGAACAATCCGGGCGAGCTGAGTGTGGCCAAGAAGATGGCGCTTTTG GTATTTACCAACTTTGCCTGCTGGTCTCCCATTGCATTCTTTGGACTCACCGCCCTGGCTGGCTTTCCCTTGATAAACGTGACAAAGTCCAAAATATTACTTGTATTCTTTTATCCGTTGAACTCGTGTGCGGATCCCTACTTGTATGCCATACTGACGTCCCAGTATCGCCAGGACTTGTTTACCTTGTTGTCGAA AATTGGTCTGTGCCGGCAAAATGCTTTGAATTACaagcacagctcctcggctcaGGCCACCACCCGCTTCACCATCCATCGGCACAGCTCCCTCACCTGCAAGATGCAGACAGGCATAAGCGTCGAGGCGCAGAAAATGCTGAAGAATGGCGAGGACTATGTTTAA